One window of Medicago truncatula cultivar Jemalong A17 chromosome 2, MtrunA17r5.0-ANR, whole genome shotgun sequence genomic DNA carries:
- the LOC11415421 gene encoding gamma-glutamyl hydrolase 2: MSNDAVSFLFLITIFFGCFLSTDSYSEILLPTQLHRISSPVTCPAPDPNLYYQPVIGIVSHPGDGASGRLSNATDASYIAASYVKFVEAAGARVVPLIYTEPEEILLKKLELVNGVLFTGGWAKDGLYFETVRRIFKKVLEKNDAGDYFPLYATCLGFELISMIISEDNNILEEFSARNQASSLQFVKNAYIEGSVFQRFPPDLLKKLSTDCLIMQNHRYGISPAKLLGNKKLASFFEILTTCNDEDNKVYVSTVRSRNYPVTGFQWHPEKNAFEWGTPSIPHTEDAIRTTQYVANFLVSEARKSSKRPVAQELRDNLIYNYRPTYCGKAGKGFDEVYIFE; the protein is encoded by the exons ATGTCAAACGACGCCGTTTCGTTTCTATTCCTCATCACAATCTTCTTCGGTTGCTTTCTCTCCACTGACTCCTACTCCGAAATCCTTCTCCCAACTCAACTCCACCGTATCTCATCACCGGTCACTTGTCCCGCGCCGGACCCTAATCTCTACTACCAGCCGGTCATCGGAATTGTCAGCCATCCCGGCGACGGCGCCTCCGGTCGACTCAGTAATGCTACTGACGCTTCTTACATCGCTGCTTCGTATGTTAAATTCGTTGAAGCTGCCGGTGCTAGAGTTGTTCCCCTCATTTATACCGAGCCAGAGGAGATACTTCTCAAG AAGCTCGAATTGGTAAATGGGGTTCTCTTCACTGGTGGATGGGCTAAAGATGGGTTATATTTTGAAACTGTTAGAAGAATATTTAAG AAAGTTTTAGAGAAAAATGACGCTGGAGACTACTTCCCATTATATGCCACCTGTTTAGGCTTTGAACTTATATCAATGATTATAAGCGAG GACAATAATATTCTTGAAGAATTTAGTGCAAGAAATCAGGCAAGTAGCCTTCAATTTGTGAAGAATGCCTATATAGAAGGATCTGTATTTCAGAG GTTTCCTCCAGACTTGTTAAAGAAGTTGAGTACAGATTGTCTTATCATGCAAAATCATCGT TATGGCATCTCCCCAGCAAAGCTCCTGGGCAATAAAAAATTAGCCAGTTTTTTTGAGATCTTGACAACTTGCAATGATGAAGATAACAAG GTTTATGTTTCCACAGTACGTTCACGTAACTATCCGGTGACTGGCTTCCAATGGCATCCAGAG AAAAATGCTTTCGAATGGGGCACACCAAGTATTCCACACACGGAGGATGCCATTCGGACAACTCAGTATGTAGCAAATTTTTTAGTCAG TGAAGCGAGGAAATCCTCAAAGAGACCTGTAGCTCAGGAATTGCGAGACAATCTCATTTACAATTACAGACCCACTTATTGTGGGAAGGCAGG GAAAGGATTCGATGAAGTTTATATATTTGAATAA
- the LOC11416437 gene encoding gamma-glutamyl hydrolase 2, translating to MKINHFFNMSNVVVLFLFLVSIFQCFHATNSHSGIRLPSQLHRDSSLVSCPAPDASLYYRPVIGIVSHPGDGASGRLSNATGANYIAASYVKFVEAGGARVVPLIYTEPWEILRKKLELVNGVLFTGGWAKEGLYFETVKRIFKIALEKNDAGDYFPVYGVCLGFELISMIVSEDNDILEEFSARSQASSLQFVENTKIEGSVFQRFPPDLLKKLSTDCLVMQNHRYGISPGKLLSNQKLSSFFEILTICSDEDDKVYVSTVRSRNYPVTGFQWHPEKNAFEWGPKSIPHTEDAIRTTQYIANFLVSEARKSLNRPVAQDVLDNLIYNYRPTYCGYAGKGYDEVYIFE from the exons ATGAAAATCAATCACTTTTTCAACATGTCAAACGTAGTTGTTTTGTTTCTCTTCCTTGTCTCAATCTTCCAATGCTTTCACGCCACCAATTCCCACTCTGGCATCCGCCTCCCGAGTCAACTCCACCGTGATTCATCGTTGGTGAGCTGTCCGGCACCGGACGCTAGTCTTTACTACCGTCCGGTTATTGGAATTGTCAGTCACCCCGGCGATGGTGCCTCCGGTCGACTCAGTAATGCAACTGGAGCTAACTATATTGCTGCTTCATATGTTAAATTTGTTGAAGCTGGTGGTGCTAGAGTTGTTCCACTTATATATACTGAGCCATGGGAGATCCTTCGCAAG AAACTCGAGTTGGTAAATGGAGTTCTCTTCACTGGTGGATGGGCTAAAGAaggtttatattttgaaaccgTTAAAAGGATATTTAAG ATTGCTTTAGAGAAAAATGACGCTGGAGACTATTTCCCAGTATATGGTGTCTGCTTAGGTTTCGAACTTATATCAATGATCGTAAGCGAG GACAATGATATTCTTGAAGAATTTAGTGCAAGAAGTCAGGCAAGTAGCCTTCAATTTGTGGAGAATACGAAAATAGAAGGATCTGTATTTCAAAG ATTTCCTCCAGATTTATTAAAGAAGCTGAGTACAGATTGTCTTGTCATGCAAAATCATCGT TATGGCATATCCCCAGGAAAGCTCCTGAGCAATCAAAAGTTATCTAGTTTTTTCGAGATCTTGACAATTTGCTCCGATGAAGATGATAAG GTTTATGTTTCCACAGTACGTTCACGTAACTATCCCGTGACTGGCTTCCAATGGCATCCAGAG AAAAATGCCTTCGAATGGGGACCAAAAAGTATTCCACACACGGAGGATGCCATTCGAACGACTCAGTATATTGCAAATTTTTTGGTCAG TGAAGCGAGGAAATCCTTAAACAGACCAGTTGCTCAAGATGTGTTAGACAATCTCATTTACAATTACAGACCCACTTATTGTGGGTATGCAGG GAAAggatatgatgaagtttatatATTTGAATAA
- the LOC11415422 gene encoding gamma-glutamyl hydrolase 2, with amino-acid sequence MSSHFVLYLFLITIFHCFFFSNSHLKILLPTQLRRISSSVNCPAPDSSLYYQPVIGILSHPGDGASGRLSNATDASYLAASYVKFVEAGGARVVPLIYTEPWEILLKKLELVNGVLFTGGVANDGLYFEIVGRIFKKVLEKNDAGDYFPLYATCLGFELITMIVSEDNDILEDFAAENQASSLQFVENVNIKESVFQRFPPDLLKKLSTDCIVMQNHQYGISPVKLLGNQKLSSFFEILTTSNDQDDKVYVSTVRSRNYPVTGFQWHPEKNAFEWGSPSIPHTEDAIRTTQYAANYLVSEARKSLNRPVAQELLDNLIYNYRPTYCGYAGKGFDEVYIFE; translated from the exons ATGTCAAGCCACTTTGTTTTGTATCTCTTCCTTATCACAATCTTCCATTGCTTTTTCTTCTCTAACTCTCACTTGAAAATTCTTCTCCCAACTCAACTCCGCCGTATCTCATCGTCGGTCAATTGTCCTGCACCGGACTCTAGCCTATACTACCAGCCGGTTATCGGAATTCTCAGCCATCCTGGTGATGGTGCCTCTGGTCGCCTCAGTAATGCTACTGACGCTTCCTACTTGGCTGCCTCATACGTTAAATTTGTGGAGGCTGGTGGTGCTAGAGTTGTTCCACTTATCTATACTGAGCCATGGGAGATACTTCTTAAG AAGCTCGAATTGGTAAATGGAGTTCTCTTCACTGGTGGAGTGGCTAATGAtggtttatattttgaaattgttgGAAGAATATTTAAG AAAGTTTTAGAGAAAAATGATGCTGGAGACTACTTCCCATTATATGCCACCTGCTTAGGCTTTGAACTTATAACAATGATTGTAAGCGAG GACAACgatattcttgaagattttgCAGCAGAAAATCAGGCTAGCAGCCTTCAATTTGTGGAGAACGTGAATATAAAAGAATCTGTATTTCAAAG ATTTCCTCCAGACTTGTTAAAGAAGTTGAGTACAGATTGTATTGTCATGCAAAATCATCAA TATGGCATATCCCCAGTAAAACTCCTGGGAAATCAAAAGCTATCGAGTTTTTTCGAGATCTTGACAACTTCCAACGATCAAGATGATAAG GTTTATGTCTCTACAGTACGTTCACGTAACTATCCCGTGACTGGCTTCCAATGGCATCCTGAG AAAAATGCCTTCGAATGGGGCTCACCAAGCATTCCACACACAGAGGATGCCATTCGAACAACTCAGTATGCTGCAAACTATTTGGTCAG TGAAGCGAGGAAGTCCTTAAACAGACCAGTTGCTCAGGAATTGTTAGACAATCTCATATACAATTACAGACCCACTTATTGTGGGTATGCAGG GAAAGGATTCGACGAAGtttatatatttgaataa